A portion of the Bdellovibrio bacteriovorus genome contains these proteins:
- a CDS encoding 1,4-dihydroxy-2-naphthoyl-CoA synthase: MVSEIFNPEWWTEVPGFKFQDITYHRAKGQGTVRIAFNRPEVRNAFRPQTVDELYTALEHARITADVGVVIITGNGPSPKDGGWAFCSGGDQRIRGKDGYKYEDQEAKGKVDLARLGRLHILEVQRLIRFMPKVVMAVVPGWSVGGGHSLHVVCDLTLASQEHAIFKQTDPDVASFDSGYGSAYLARMVGQKRAREIFFLGRNYSAQEAFDMGMVNAMVPHKELEKVALEWAKEMNSKSPTAMRMLKFGFNMIDDGLVGQQLFAGEATRLAYGTEEAAEGRDSFVEKRPKDFTKFPWHY, translated from the coding sequence ATGGTTTCAGAAATTTTTAATCCTGAATGGTGGACAGAAGTTCCCGGCTTTAAATTCCAGGACATCACTTATCATCGCGCGAAAGGCCAAGGCACAGTGCGTATCGCCTTTAATCGCCCTGAAGTGCGCAATGCTTTTCGCCCCCAAACGGTCGATGAACTTTACACGGCCTTAGAACACGCACGCATCACGGCCGATGTCGGTGTCGTTATTATCACGGGCAATGGTCCTTCACCCAAAGATGGCGGCTGGGCTTTTTGTTCAGGCGGGGATCAACGCATTCGCGGTAAAGATGGCTACAAATATGAAGATCAAGAAGCTAAAGGCAAAGTGGATTTAGCGCGCTTGGGTCGTTTGCATATTTTAGAGGTCCAACGCTTGATTCGCTTTATGCCTAAAGTGGTGATGGCCGTAGTTCCAGGTTGGTCGGTGGGGGGCGGTCATTCATTGCACGTGGTGTGTGATCTGACTTTAGCCAGCCAAGAACACGCGATCTTTAAGCAAACCGATCCTGATGTCGCAAGTTTTGATAGTGGTTATGGTTCGGCTTACCTAGCACGCATGGTGGGACAAAAACGCGCCAGAGAAATTTTTTTCCTGGGTCGCAACTATTCCGCACAAGAAGCTTTCGACATGGGCATGGTCAATGCCATGGTTCCACACAAAGAATTAGAAAAAGTTGCGTTAGAATGGGCCAAAGAAATGAATTCAAAAAGCCCAACAGCGATGCGCATGTTGAAGTTTGGATTTAACATGATCGATGATGGCTTAGTCGGCCAACAGCTTTTTGCCGGTGAAGCCACACGTTTGGCTTACGGAACTGAAGAGGCTGCAGAAGGCCGTGATTCATTTGTTGAAAAACGTCCGAAAGATTTCACCAAATTCCCTTGGCATTACTAA
- the aroC gene encoding chorismate synthase — protein sequence MSANQFGSRFVITSFGESHGAALGVVVDGCPAGVNFDQALLTTQMERRRPGQHGSGQIVSGRNEGDQVEVLSGVFEGKTLGTPIAMIVRNQDARSGDYSQIKNSARTGHADDVWKNKFGHSDHRGGGRSSGRETVSRVMAGSVAQMYMQHASPKTRVIGYAAQIGPLTLSDAEKAQVAKTNIDACQARFPAKNQNEVSELLKKAQENGESYGGIAEILIENPPAHLGQPVFHKLKSDLAMAFLSVGAANGFELGAGFEATETPGTAFHTPESQVYGGIRGGVSTGENILLRVSFKPTSSILDVAKKGRHDPCIVTRAIPVLEAMTWLVLADHLLWSKTDKY from the coding sequence ATGAGTGCCAATCAATTTGGTTCAAGATTTGTGATCACAAGCTTTGGTGAAAGCCATGGCGCGGCCCTGGGTGTAGTGGTTGATGGTTGTCCTGCGGGAGTGAATTTTGATCAGGCCCTATTAACAACGCAGATGGAGCGCCGTCGTCCCGGCCAACACGGAAGCGGACAAATTGTCTCGGGCCGCAATGAAGGTGATCAGGTTGAAGTGCTTAGTGGCGTTTTTGAAGGCAAAACCTTAGGCACCCCGATCGCGATGATCGTGCGTAATCAAGACGCGAGATCGGGTGATTATTCCCAAATTAAAAATTCGGCGCGCACTGGCCACGCCGATGATGTCTGGAAAAATAAATTTGGGCACAGCGATCATCGAGGCGGCGGCCGATCTTCGGGACGCGAAACGGTATCGCGCGTGATGGCGGGATCGGTGGCACAGATGTATATGCAGCATGCAAGTCCTAAAACTCGTGTGATTGGTTATGCAGCCCAAATTGGGCCCCTCACTTTGTCGGACGCGGAAAAGGCCCAAGTTGCAAAAACAAATATCGATGCCTGTCAGGCTCGTTTCCCTGCAAAAAATCAAAATGAAGTTTCAGAGCTTCTAAAAAAAGCCCAAGAAAATGGCGAAAGCTATGGGGGGATTGCGGAAATTCTGATTGAAAATCCTCCGGCCCATCTGGGGCAACCTGTATTTCATAAATTGAAATCAGATCTGGCGATGGCATTCTTAAGCGTGGGAGCCGCCAATGGTTTTGAATTAGGCGCAGGCTTTGAAGCCACGGAAACGCCGGGCACGGCGTTTCACACACCAGAAAGCCAAGTCTATGGCGGTATTCGCGGTGGGGTTTCTACGGGTGAAAATATTCTTTTACGAGTTTCCTTTAAGCCCACAAGTTCTATCTTAGACGTGGCAAAAAAAGGCCGACATGATCCGTGCATCGTGACCCGCGCCATTCCGGTGCTGGAAGCCATGACATGGCTGGTGTTGGCAGACCATCTTCTTTGGTCTAAAACAGATAAATATTAA
- a CDS encoding shikimate kinase yields MKRVIVGHRGTGKTELLRRLRLYARDEESTFIDLDAEIEKKIGKGIRELFLEHGEAYFREMERQVFLEMLQQPFKNITIVLGAGFDLSVVPETVNVLWVKRRTDRDGRIFLNRPRLEPDLSPLEEFYKRAQVREKNYREHADEVYLMAEGVFENHHHAMEIEKKILLHQLQDIRGSMTILPEMFKTSQRWQGFVERFKNRGMAFFELRDDLLTPEQITQALVDLPSEKFIFSLRRRPYDEAYFTGEFFRSCIQKATWVDWAWELGTPEEVLSHVPSDKLILSLHNSEHFEAASAYENKAGHFKFAPEVLDFKTLMRFYRWQNAQGARRSFLPRSESGRWAWYRLLQKEKQLINFIKEDDGSAPDQPSLWAWMMTPAKPVNFAAVLGDPVYHSFTPLEHSDFFYKKNMPVLAVQIQRNEWGEAFRELQAWGLTHAAVTAPHKENAGKVLGVEHSAVNTLLWNKKTKQWTGTSTDEQGFLELIEGIGMIAPLQHEIFVWGGGGTLSMLKKTLPHASYFSSRTGTPREGSEEALNLSPKIVIWAAPRGPETIMPPKSWNPAMVYDLNYKEDSLGREYAQGCGANYQSGLVMFTTQAQGQRLFWRNGEEQP; encoded by the coding sequence ATGAAGCGAGTGATCGTCGGTCATCGCGGCACCGGTAAGACCGAGCTTTTACGTCGTTTACGTCTTTATGCTCGTGATGAAGAATCCACGTTCATTGATCTTGATGCGGAAATCGAAAAAAAAATAGGCAAAGGCATTCGTGAATTGTTTTTAGAACACGGCGAAGCTTATTTCCGCGAAATGGAGCGGCAGGTATTTTTAGAGATGCTGCAGCAGCCTTTTAAGAATATCACCATTGTTTTGGGTGCGGGCTTTGATTTAAGTGTAGTTCCAGAAACAGTGAATGTGTTGTGGGTGAAGCGTCGCACGGATCGTGACGGTCGGATTTTTTTGAATCGTCCGCGTTTAGAGCCAGATCTTTCCCCGTTAGAGGAATTCTACAAGCGCGCCCAAGTGCGTGAAAAGAATTATCGCGAACACGCTGATGAAGTTTACTTGATGGCCGAAGGGGTTTTTGAAAATCATCATCACGCGATGGAAATCGAAAAGAAAATTCTTTTGCATCAATTGCAAGATATCCGCGGATCAATGACGATTTTGCCCGAGATGTTTAAGACTTCTCAACGTTGGCAGGGGTTTGTGGAACGCTTTAAAAATCGCGGCATGGCTTTTTTTGAATTGCGCGATGATTTATTAACCCCGGAACAAATCACCCAAGCGTTAGTGGATTTGCCTTCAGAAAAATTTATCTTTTCTTTGCGTCGCCGTCCCTATGATGAAGCGTACTTCACGGGCGAGTTTTTTAGATCTTGCATTCAAAAAGCCACTTGGGTTGATTGGGCCTGGGAACTTGGAACGCCGGAAGAAGTTTTGTCGCATGTGCCTAGTGATAAGCTGATTCTGTCTTTGCATAATAGCGAACATTTCGAAGCGGCCTCCGCTTACGAAAACAAGGCCGGACATTTTAAATTTGCGCCGGAAGTTTTGGATTTTAAAACTTTGATGCGTTTTTACCGTTGGCAAAATGCGCAAGGCGCACGTCGCAGCTTTCTTCCTCGATCTGAATCCGGTCGCTGGGCCTGGTATCGGCTTTTACAAAAAGAAAAACAGCTGATTAATTTTATTAAAGAAGACGACGGCAGTGCTCCTGATCAACCTTCTTTGTGGGCATGGATGATGACTCCCGCAAAGCCTGTAAATTTCGCAGCGGTTTTGGGTGATCCTGTTTATCACAGCTTTACCCCTTTAGAGCATTCTGACTTTTTTTATAAAAAGAATATGCCGGTCCTGGCCGTACAGATTCAGCGAAATGAATGGGGTGAGGCGTTTCGTGAATTGCAAGCATGGGGACTGACTCATGCCGCGGTGACCGCCCCTCATAAAGAAAATGCGGGTAAAGTTTTAGGCGTGGAACACTCGGCAGTAAACACCTTGCTTTGGAATAAAAAGACAAAACAGTGGACCGGCACATCGACGGACGAACAAGGATTTTTAGAATTGATAGAAGGTATTGGCATGATTGCGCCTCTTCAGCACGAAATCTTCGTGTGGGGAGGTGGCGGAACTTTGAGCATGTTAAAGAAAACCTTACCCCATGCCAGTTATTTTTCTTCCCGCACAGGAACACCGCGTGAGGGTTCCGAAGAAGCCTTGAACCTAAGCCCAAAGATTGTTATCTGGGCAGCACCACGAGGACCAGAGACAATCATGCCACCTAAATCCTGGAATCCGGCGATGGTGTATGACTTGAATTATAAAGAAGATTCTTTAGGGCGGGAATACGCCCAAGGGTGCGGGGCGAATTATCAATCCGGTTTAGTAATGTTCACCACTCAAGCTCAAGGCCAAAGACTTTTTTGGCGTAACGGAGAGGAACAACCATGA
- a CDS encoding 3-phosphoshikimate 1-carboxyvinyltransferase gives MNKFYFQGDIPGSKSIFNRALIVKSFFPVLDLHGFSNCDDVRHMREGLKIFRDRNRIDCGEGGTTFRFMALRVSRQKGVHTLEATARLMQRPKGGLLALLKQLGVQAKVKGNELFIMGEGWKRPRNPIFVDTSESSQYASALVLNAWLLDFDLEFELTGDKVSESYFELTLEMVKEMGMRIKKTERGYLIPSGQRISKLEWTVEPDLSSGFTMAAAGALAGEVTINNFPEKSSQPDLVFLDVFKKMNIDFTLAGHILTVKQTPSMKSVDVDLFQSPDLFPVLAVVCSWAHGVSKLHGAPHLALKESNRIQRVADLFKLLDVQHEVLPDGMIIHGNPQQKLKKNIRFNPDQDHRMVMAAALMKLKGHDIHVEDPHVINKSFPEFWGMIGLTP, from the coding sequence ATGAATAAGTTTTACTTTCAAGGCGACATTCCGGGGTCTAAATCTATTTTCAATCGCGCCTTGATTGTTAAAAGCTTTTTTCCGGTATTAGATCTGCATGGTTTTTCAAACTGTGATGATGTCCGTCACATGCGTGAGGGTTTAAAGATCTTCCGCGATCGCAATCGCATTGATTGTGGAGAAGGCGGCACCACGTTTCGTTTTATGGCTTTGCGAGTATCTCGCCAAAAAGGGGTCCACACGTTAGAAGCCACCGCGCGCCTTATGCAAAGACCTAAAGGCGGATTGCTGGCTCTGTTAAAACAGTTAGGTGTCCAAGCCAAAGTGAAGGGCAATGAGCTTTTTATTATGGGCGAAGGCTGGAAGCGCCCTCGCAATCCTATTTTTGTCGATACTTCGGAATCTAGCCAATACGCTTCGGCCTTGGTGCTCAACGCCTGGCTTTTGGATTTTGATTTAGAGTTTGAACTGACCGGTGATAAAGTTTCTGAATCCTATTTTGAACTGACGTTAGAGATGGTCAAAGAAATGGGAATGAGAATTAAAAAAACCGAGCGTGGTTATTTGATTCCTTCAGGTCAACGCATCAGTAAATTGGAATGGACGGTTGAGCCTGATTTAAGTTCTGGTTTTACCATGGCGGCAGCCGGGGCCCTAGCCGGCGAAGTCACTATTAATAACTTTCCAGAAAAAAGCTCTCAGCCGGATTTGGTCTTTTTAGATGTCTTTAAAAAGATGAATATTGATTTTACTTTGGCGGGTCATATCTTAACGGTGAAACAAACCCCGTCGATGAAGTCTGTCGATGTTGATTTGTTTCAATCTCCCGATTTATTTCCGGTACTGGCCGTGGTTTGTTCCTGGGCGCACGGGGTTTCTAAACTGCATGGGGCGCCTCATTTGGCGCTAAAAGAATCGAATCGCATTCAGCGTGTGGCGGATTTGTTTAAACTGTTGGATGTTCAGCATGAAGTTCTTCCGGATGGAATGATCATTCATGGGAATCCTCAGCAAAAATTAAAAAAGAACATCCGTTTTAACCCTGATCAAGATCATCGCATGGTGATGGCCGCAGCTTTAATGAAGCTAAAGGGGCACGACATTCATGTTGAAGACCCGCATGTTATTAATAAAAGCTTCCCTGAATTCTGGGGGATGATCGGGCTGACGCCATGA
- a CDS encoding 3-dehydroquinate synthase family protein — protein MKKNQLLFIQDFPKPQDLGEERVLIYDQVLIKKSLSFKKWQSQFDKKYAVTAGESLKAVEHFPKHISKIIDLCQNTSSRKLTLVVVGGGSVGDFGGFVASILKRGVGLMHIPSTWLSALDSAHGGKTALNVGKAKNQIGTFYPAGKTILVKSLLMSQPESRAFEGFGELLKIAWLQGGTLWKDLSSEKEVDGNMLWRYLPRAIDGKLKIVAQDPEEKSGLRHILNFGHTVGHILESYHQLPHGIAINYGMDFALKWSLERKIMSPAEFEKIQSTAIAVYLLSPVRDELFSAKAPVLKDFRQLLLSDKKKTSSTKVRFVFLKSPGKPVIQEVSVDDILVEICRQFEEDTYE, from the coding sequence ATGAAAAAAAATCAGCTGCTGTTCATTCAGGATTTCCCAAAACCTCAAGACCTGGGTGAAGAGCGGGTTTTAATTTATGACCAAGTGCTGATCAAAAAGTCTTTGTCTTTTAAAAAGTGGCAAAGCCAGTTTGATAAAAAATACGCCGTCACCGCTGGTGAATCTTTAAAAGCGGTGGAGCATTTTCCAAAGCACATTTCTAAAATCATCGACCTTTGTCAAAACACTTCCAGTCGCAAACTAACCTTGGTGGTCGTCGGCGGTGGAAGTGTGGGGGACTTTGGGGGCTTTGTTGCAAGCATTTTAAAGCGCGGTGTGGGCTTAATGCATATCCCCAGCACCTGGCTTTCAGCTTTAGATTCTGCCCATGGTGGTAAGACGGCCTTAAACGTCGGTAAAGCTAAAAACCAAATCGGAACTTTCTATCCCGCAGGCAAAACAATCCTAGTAAAATCACTTTTGATGTCACAGCCTGAATCCCGGGCATTCGAAGGTTTCGGTGAGCTTTTAAAGATCGCTTGGCTTCAAGGTGGTACTTTATGGAAAGATCTTTCGTCTGAAAAAGAAGTCGATGGAAACATGCTGTGGCGCTATTTGCCAAGGGCTATTGATGGCAAACTTAAGATCGTGGCTCAGGATCCTGAAGAAAAAAGCGGACTTCGTCATATTCTTAACTTTGGGCATACCGTTGGTCACATCTTAGAATCTTATCACCAGCTTCCACACGGGATTGCTATTAATTACGGCATGGACTTCGCTTTAAAGTGGAGTTTGGAGCGAAAGATTATGAGCCCGGCGGAGTTTGAAAAAATTCAATCCACCGCGATTGCGGTTTATCTTTTGTCGCCGGTTCGTGATGAGTTGTTTTCAGCAAAAGCTCCCGTGTTAAAGGATTTCCGTCAGCTTTTGTTAAGCGATAAAAAGAAAACAAGCTCCACGAAGGTGCGCTTTGTATTTTTAAAGTCTCCGGGGAAACCTGTTATTCAAGAAGTCAGCGTGGATGATATCCTTGTCGAAATCTGCCGTCAGTTTGAAGAGGATACATATGAATAA
- a CDS encoding DEAD/DEAH box helicase has product MSTFADFGLLPSLLKSLKDQKITKPTEVQKNTIPMMMSQQSVVGIAETGSGKTLAYALPILHALKEMEEKSAPVSFESMPRAIVMVPTRELGEQVAKVFKTLTHDTRLRVRMALGGMQMEQARRNTSGEFEILLATPGRLTQMMDLDFINLTDVRFLVFDEADQMMDHGFLPDTNKIYHDCPKDVQLALFSATISPSVQELIHTLFSNAEIFKSAGSGKVVKTLITQNRIVKDGLRWPLLEKILNEPNSGRTILFTNTREQCDKLAKELSDKGHPVVIYRGEMEKNERRTNLKKFTDGSVKLMVATDLAGRGLDIPSVDRVINYHLPKQLDNYLHRAGRTARAGRSGLVINLVTERDEALIAQVERRKLPEVRDSSKFNSRVQPNNPSKKAAPAGKSKGKPTGKTVSKFAEKPAAKGKFADKASKSNNKPKASNSGKGPEKRGKRF; this is encoded by the coding sequence ATGAGTACGTTTGCTGATTTTGGTCTATTGCCCTCCCTATTAAAATCTTTGAAAGATCAAAAAATCACGAAACCCACGGAAGTCCAAAAAAACACCATTCCGATGATGATGTCCCAACAATCTGTGGTTGGTATTGCCGAAACGGGGAGCGGTAAAACTTTGGCTTATGCCTTACCCATTCTGCATGCGCTTAAAGAGATGGAAGAAAAAAGTGCGCCGGTGTCTTTTGAATCCATGCCCCGTGCCATCGTGATGGTGCCGACGCGAGAGTTGGGGGAGCAGGTGGCGAAAGTTTTTAAAACCCTGACTCATGATACTCGGTTGCGTGTACGTATGGCTTTGGGGGGGATGCAAATGGAGCAAGCTCGTCGCAACACCTCGGGCGAATTCGAAATTCTTTTGGCAACCCCGGGTCGCTTGACCCAAATGATGGATTTAGACTTCATCAATCTCACTGATGTGCGCTTTTTAGTCTTTGATGAAGCCGACCAAATGATGGATCACGGGTTTTTACCGGACACAAATAAGATCTATCATGATTGCCCGAAAGATGTTCAATTGGCGCTATTTTCGGCGACGATCTCTCCGTCCGTGCAAGAGCTGATTCACACTCTTTTTTCTAATGCAGAAATCTTTAAAAGTGCGGGCAGCGGGAAGGTGGTTAAAACTTTGATCACCCAAAACCGCATCGTAAAAGATGGCCTTCGCTGGCCGTTGTTAGAAAAAATTTTAAATGAGCCTAACAGCGGGCGGACAATTCTATTTACGAACACTCGCGAGCAATGTGATAAGCTTGCTAAGGAATTATCTGACAAAGGTCACCCGGTTGTGATCTATCGTGGCGAGATGGAAAAAAATGAACGTCGCACAAACTTAAAAAAATTCACGGATGGTTCAGTAAAGTTGATGGTGGCAACAGATCTTGCGGGTCGTGGACTAGATATCCCGAGTGTGGATCGCGTGATCAACTATCATTTGCCAAAACAGCTTGATAATTACTTGCATCGCGCGGGTCGTACTGCACGGGCCGGTCGCAGCGGCCTTGTCATCAACCTAGTTACGGAACGTGATGAGGCATTGATCGCGCAAGTTGAGAGACGAAAACTACCTGAGGTTCGGGACTCATCTAAATTCAACTCTCGTGTTCAGCCAAATAATCCTTCAAAAAAGGCAGCTCCTGCCGGAAAATCCAAAGGGAAGCCAACTGGAAAAACGGTCAGTAAGTTTGCTGAAAAACCAGCAGCTAAAGGCAAGTTTGCCGACAAAGCAAGTAAATCAAACAATAAACCGAAGGCTTCGAATTCCGGTAAAGGCCCAGAAAAGCGTGGGAAGCGTTTCTAA
- a CDS encoding YaeQ family protein, producing MLYRFQIDLSDIDRNIYETLDFRAALHPSEAAPYLLSRALAYVLSHHEGIEFSPGGLGDPEAPALRILNLRGEIETWIEIGNPSARKLHKASKTAKTVRIYTYKNPEVLLNEIRTNDVHRASELEIFAFDNKFLDQVAGRLEKNNRWNLLVQQGQLDLTIGDETFSSLMQSLKV from the coding sequence ATGCTTTACCGATTTCAAATCGATCTTTCAGACATCGATCGCAATATTTATGAAACCTTGGATTTCCGTGCGGCTTTGCACCCTTCAGAAGCCGCCCCTTACCTTTTAAGCCGAGCTCTGGCCTATGTCCTTTCCCACCACGAGGGCATCGAGTTTTCACCAGGGGGCTTAGGGGATCCGGAGGCCCCGGCATTAAGAATTCTGAATTTACGCGGCGAAATTGAAACTTGGATTGAGATCGGCAATCCTTCGGCCCGGAAGCTGCATAAGGCTTCAAAGACCGCAAAAACAGTTCGCATCTACACATATAAAAATCCGGAAGTTTTATTAAATGAAATTCGCACCAATGACGTACACCGGGCTTCAGAATTAGAAATCTTTGCGTTTGATAATAAGTTTTTAGATCAAGTGGCTGGCAGATTAGAAAAAAACAACCGCTGGAACCTTTTAGTCCAACAAGGACAATTAGATTTAACTATTGGCGATGAAACTTTTTCTTCGCTAATGCAAAGTCTTAAGGTCTAA
- the ung gene encoding uracil-DNA glycosylase, producing the protein MKQSKNEIKLDSSWKAHLAEEFSTERMTQLRSFLKAEYAAGKTIYPRGDEYFAAMNLTPFDKVKVVIVGQDPYHGPGQAHGLCFSVRDGVRFPPSLQNIFKELHSDVGVPIPKSGSLMKWAEQGVLLLNAVLTVEDGKAAAHQKKGWEEFTDKIIHVLNEEKENLVFILWGSYAQKKAAFVDRKKHLVIEGVHPSPLSAHRGFFGAKPFSKTNAYLKSKGIAPINWDLTGH; encoded by the coding sequence ATGAAACAAAGTAAAAACGAGATAAAGTTAGATTCATCATGGAAAGCTCACTTGGCGGAAGAGTTTTCGACCGAGCGTATGACTCAATTGCGTTCTTTCTTAAAAGCGGAGTATGCAGCAGGGAAAACCATTTATCCCCGAGGCGATGAATACTTCGCCGCGATGAACTTAACGCCCTTTGATAAAGTGAAAGTTGTCATCGTGGGTCAAGATCCCTATCACGGACCAGGGCAAGCGCATGGACTTTGTTTTTCGGTGCGCGATGGGGTTCGCTTTCCACCTTCGCTGCAAAATATTTTTAAAGAACTGCACAGTGATGTGGGAGTTCCCATTCCGAAAAGTGGTTCACTGATGAAGTGGGCTGAGCAAGGGGTGCTTTTGTTGAATGCTGTTTTGACGGTGGAAGATGGCAAAGCCGCCGCCCATCAGAAAAAGGGCTGGGAAGAGTTCACTGATAAAATCATCCATGTTTTAAACGAAGAAAAAGAAAACTTGGTTTTTATTTTGTGGGGATCTTACGCGCAAAAAAAAGCCGCGTTTGTGGATCGTAAAAAACATTTGGTGATTGAAGGCGTGCATCCCTCACCGTTATCAGCGCATCGTGGTTTTTTTGGCGCGAAACCCTTTTCAAAAACGAATGCTTACTTAAAATCCAAAGGTATTGCTCCGATTAACTGGGATTTGACCGGGCACTAG
- a CDS encoding aldo/keto reductase family protein: MFNPNMPYRNAGRSGLKLSSFSLGGWTTFGGSVKDYTSVKSILNVAYDHGINFFDIADVYAKGESEKIMGAALRELPRHELVISSKVFWPMSDDINDKGLSRKHILESVNKSLQRIGTDYLDIYFCHRYDPETPVEETVRIMDDLIHHGKILYWGTSEWTADQIQEALDICDKGGYYKPQVEQPQYSLIAREKFESAVQGKTIDKGLGVVTWSPLASGLLTGKYDDGIHGGRLAKMDSLKDNLYTEKNLQRVRDMKKWADALECTRGQLALAWLQAQPGLTSVILGATSIEQLQENLGALKVKITPEVDNELKKIFSY; the protein is encoded by the coding sequence ATGTTTAATCCAAATATGCCTTATCGAAATGCAGGCCGCAGTGGCCTGAAGCTTTCTAGTTTTTCATTGGGAGGCTGGACCACTTTTGGGGGCAGCGTTAAAGACTACACATCCGTAAAAAGTATTCTGAATGTCGCTTATGACCACGGTATCAATTTTTTTGATATCGCTGATGTTTACGCCAAGGGCGAATCGGAAAAAATCATGGGAGCGGCTTTACGTGAATTGCCGCGACATGAGCTTGTTATTTCTTCCAAAGTATTTTGGCCGATGAGTGACGACATCAACGATAAAGGTCTTTCACGTAAACACATCTTGGAATCCGTAAATAAAAGTCTGCAACGCATTGGCACTGACTATTTAGATATCTATTTTTGCCACCGCTATGATCCAGAAACTCCGGTTGAAGAAACCGTGCGCATTATGGATGACCTGATTCATCACGGAAAAATTCTTTACTGGGGCACCAGTGAGTGGACCGCCGATCAAATTCAAGAAGCTCTAGATATCTGTGACAAGGGCGGTTACTACAAGCCTCAAGTCGAACAACCGCAATACAGCCTGATCGCTCGGGAAAAATTTGAGTCCGCCGTTCAAGGAAAAACCATCGATAAGGGTCTTGGAGTCGTTACTTGGTCACCGTTGGCCTCGGGCTTGCTTACCGGGAAATATGACGACGGCATTCACGGCGGTCGATTGGCAAAGATGGATTCGTTAAAAGACAACCTGTACACGGAAAAAAATCTTCAACGCGTCCGTGACATGAAAAAATGGGCTGATGCTTTAGAGTGTACTCGTGGACAGTTGGCCTTAGCATGGTTGCAAGCTCAACCGGGCTTAACCAGTGTGATTTTAGGTGCTACTTCAATTGAGCAGCTGCAAGAAAACTTGGGCGCGCTTAAAGTTAAGATCACGCCCGAAGTAGATAACGAACTTAAAAAAATATTTAGCTATTAA
- a CDS encoding class I SAM-dependent methyltransferase — MKRLALLSLVGIALAACSSKPTQAPAPAHGPFPSTISEALNSHFRTAGNEKRDQYRHPAETLEFFGLKPDMTVVEISPGAGWYAEILAPYLSTQGKYIAAAVPVSVYAGGQKFLDWTKSHPELESKITVVDFAPPKMVSIGEDNSADMVLTFRNVHNWTSSGGEKEAFKAFFKVLKPGGVLGVVEHRAGKNQKQDKKYKSGYVPEKEVIRMAEKAGFKLVAKSEINANPKDTKNYPKGVWTLPPSYAEGDKNRERYAEIGESDRMTLKFMKP; from the coding sequence ATGAAACGTCTCGCACTTCTTTCGCTTGTCGGAATCGCCCTTGCAGCATGCAGTTCAAAACCGACTCAAGCACCCGCGCCCGCCCATGGTCCTTTTCCCTCAACTATTTCGGAAGCTTTAAATAGCCATTTCCGTACTGCGGGAAATGAAAAACGCGATCAATATCGCCATCCCGCTGAGACTTTGGAATTTTTTGGCTTAAAGCCCGACATGACGGTGGTGGAAATTTCTCCGGGCGCTGGTTGGTATGCAGAAATTTTAGCTCCCTACTTAAGTACTCAAGGCAAATACATCGCGGCCGCAGTTCCAGTGAGTGTTTATGCGGGCGGACAAAAATTCTTGGATTGGACAAAGTCTCATCCAGAACTTGAAAGCAAAATAACGGTTGTTGATTTCGCTCCGCCAAAAATGGTGAGTATCGGCGAAGATAATTCAGCGGACATGGTTCTTACTTTCCGCAACGTTCATAATTGGACCTCATCAGGAGGCGAAAAAGAGGCCTTCAAAGCTTTTTTCAAAGTTTTGAAACCAGGTGGCGTGCTGGGTGTGGTTGAACATCGTGCCGGCAAAAACCAAAAACAGGACAAGAAATACAAATCTGGCTACGTCCCTGAAAAAGAAGTCATCCGCATGGCGGAAAAAGCGGGCTTTAAACTGGTGGCTAAATCTGAAATCAACGCCAACCCTAAAGACACAAAAAACTATCCTAAGGGTGTTTGGACTTTGCCGCCCTCATACGCGGAAGGCGACAAAAACCGCGAGCGCTATGCTGAGATTGGCGAAAGCGATCGCATGACTTTAAAATTTATGAAGCCTTAA